A stretch of the Bubalus kerabau isolate K-KA32 ecotype Philippines breed swamp buffalo chromosome 11, PCC_UOA_SB_1v2, whole genome shotgun sequence genome encodes the following:
- the SLC2A6 gene encoding solute carrier family 2, facilitated glucose transporter member 6: MQEPLLGAEGRDYDTFPEKPPPSPGERTRVGVLQNKRVFLATFAAVLGNFSFGYALVYTSPVIPALEHSSDPNLNLTKTQASWFGSVFTLGAAAGGLSAMVLNDLLGRKLSIMFSAVPSAAGYALMAGAHGLWMLLLGRMLTGFAGGLTAACIPVYVSEIAPPSVRGALGATPQLMAVFGSLSLYALGLLLPWRWLAVAGEGPVLVMVLLLSCMPNSPRFLLSKGRDAEALQALAWLRGPDADTHWEFEQIQDTVRRQSSHLSWAEARDPHMYRPIAIALLMRFLQQLTGITPILVYLQSIFDSTAVLLPPKVDAAIVGAVRLLSVLIAALTMDLAGRKALLFVSAAGMFAANLTLGLYVHFGPKSLAPNSTVGLEREALAGTEQPLATPTSYLTLVPLLATMLFIMGYAMGWGPITWLLMSEILPLRARGVASGLCVLVSWLTAFALTKSFLLVTNAFGLQAPFFFFAAVCLVNLAFTGCCVPETKGRSLEQIESFFRTGRRSFLH, encoded by the exons ATGCAGGAGCCGCTGCTTGGAGCCGAAGGCCGGGACTATGACACCTTCCCCGAGAAGCCGCCCCCGTCACCAGGGGAGAGGACACGGGTCGG gGTCCTGCAGAACAAGAGAGTGTTCCTGGCTACCTTCGCTGCTGTGCTGGGCAATTTCAGCTTCGGGTATGCCCTGGTCTACACGTCCCCCGTCATCCCCGCGCTGGAGCACTCCTCGGATCCAAACCTGAATCTGACCAAAACCCAGGCATCCTGGTTCGGG TCCGTGTTCACCCTGGGTGCGGCAGCCGGGGGACTCAGTGCCATGGTCCTCAATGACCTCCTGGGCCGGAAACTCAGCATCATGTTCTCAGCTGTGCCCTCGGCAGCCGGCTATGCGCTGATGGCAGGCGCCCACGGCCTCTGGATGCTGCTTCTGGGAAGGATGCTGACGGGCTTCGCAGGGGGGCTCACAGCTGCCTGCATCCCG GTGTACGTGTCTGAGATTGCCCCCCCCAGCGTTCGCGGGGCCCTGGGTGCCACACCCCAGCTCATGGCGGTGTTCGGGTCACTATCCCTCTATGCCCTTG GCCTGCTGCTGCCCTGGCGCTGGCTGGCCGTGGCCGGGGAGGGGCCGGTGCTCGTCATGGTCCTGCTGCTCAGCTGCATGCCCAACTCCCCTCGCTTCCTGCTCTCCAAGGGCAGGGACGCGGAGGCGCTGCAGGCGCTGGCCTGGCTGCGAGGGCCCGATGCCGACACCCACTGGGAGTTCGAGCAGATCCAGGACACCGTCAGGAGACAG AGCAGCCACCTGTCGTGGGCCGAGGCCCGGGACCCCCACATGTACCGCCCCATTGCCATCGCCCTGCTGATGCGCTTCCTGCAGCAGCTGACGGGCATCACGCCCATCCTCGTCTACCTGCAGTCCATCTTCGACAGCACCGCGGTCCTGCTG CCCCCCAAGGTTGACGCCGCCATCGTGGGCGCCGTGAGGCTCCTGTCCGTGCTGATCGCCGCCCTCACCATGGACTTGGCCGGCCGCAAGGCCCTGCTCTTCGTCTCAG CGGCCGGCATGTTTGCTGCCAACCTGACCCTGGGGCTGTACGTGCATTTTGGTCCGAAGTCTCTGGCCCCCAACAGCACCGTGGGCCTGGAGCGCGAGGCCCTGGCGGGCACAGAGCAGCCCCTGGCCACGCCCACCAGCTACCTCACCCTGGTGCCCCTGCTGGCCACCATGCTCTTCATCATGG gcTACGCCATGGGCTGGGGCCCCATCACCTGGCTCCTCATGTCGGAGATCCTGCCTCTGCGGGCCCGCGGCGTGGCCTCGGGGCTCTGCGTGCTGGTCAGCTGGCTCACCGCCTTTGCCCTCACCAAGTCCTTCCTGCTGGTGACG AACGCCTTCGGCCTGCAGGCCCCCTTCTTCTTCTTCGCTGCCGTGTGCCTAGTGAACCTGGCCTTCACCGGCTGCTGCGTGCCCGAGACCAAGGGCCGGTCACTGGAGCAGATCGAGTCCTTCTTCCGCACCGGGAGGAGGTCCTTCTTGCACTAG